One genomic region from Amphiprion ocellaris isolate individual 3 ecotype Okinawa chromosome 20, ASM2253959v1, whole genome shotgun sequence encodes:
- the jkamp gene encoding JNK1/MAPK8-associated membrane protein — MVVAMSSTCPGLYCGRMMVNGSVEGECGVCPRGERANIQKVCEACTESPELYDWLYLGFMALLPLVLHWFFIEWYSGKKSSSALLQHVTAMLECSMSAVVTLLVTEPVGMLSIYSCRVQMLSDWYTMLYNPSPDYVNTLHCTQEAVYPLYTIVLIYYAFCLVLMMLLRPLLVKKMACGLGKSDRFKSIYAALYFFPILTVLQAVGGGLLYYAFPYIILVLSLVTLAVYMSASEIQSFKNLAAKKKRLVVLFSHWLLHAYGIISISRLDKLEQDIPLLALVPGPALFYIATAKFTEPSRILSEGGNGH; from the exons ATGG TTGTGGCCATGAGTTCTACGTGTCCAGGCCTATACTGTGGCAGGATGATGGTCAATGGATCGGTGGAAGGGGAGTGTGGC GTTTGTCCTCGAGGAGAACGGGCCAACATTCAGAAGGTGTGTGAAGCCTGCACTGAATCCCCTGAGCTCTATGACTGGCTCTATCTGGGCTTCATGGCCCTGCTCCCACTAGTGCTGCACTGGTTTTTTATTGAGTGGTACTCTGGAAAGAAGAG TTCCAGTGCGCTGCTGCAGCATGTGACAGCTATGTTGGAGTGCAGCATGTCAGCTGTGGTCACTCTACTGGTCACAGAGCCAGTTGGAATGCTCAGTATCTATTCCTGTCGAGTCCAGATGCTATCAGACTGGTACACCATGCTGTACAACCCCAGTCCAGACTATGTGAACACATTACACTGTACACAAGAAGCTGTGTACCCACT CTACACTATTGTGTTAATCTACTATGCATTCTGCTTGGTGCTGATGATGCTACTGCGTCCTCTATTGGTGAAGAAGATGGCATGCGGTCTGGGCAAGTCTGACCGCTTTAAGAGCATATATGCTGCTTTGTACTTCTTCCCCATCCTCACTGTGCTGCAGGCTGTAGGAGGAGGTCTGCTGT ACTATGCATTTCCCTACATTATCCTGGTCCTGTCTCTCGTCACACTGGCCGTTTACATGTCTGCCTCTGAGATTCAG tcatttaaaaatctggcTGCTAAGAAGAAGCGCCTTGTTGTCCTGTTTAGCCATTGGCTGCTGCACGCATACGGCATCATCTCCATCTCCAGACTGGACAAGCTGGAACAGGACATACCACTGCTGGCTCTTGTGCCAGGTCCTGCCCTGTTTTATATTGCTACAGCCAAGTTCACTGAGCCCAGTCGCATCCTGTCTGAGGGCGGCAATGGACACTGA